The genomic window CTTTACTTTGGAAGAAATGGATGCTTTGATTAAAGAAACTCAGGAATTTTACACTGAATATTTAGCTCAACAGGCATAAAAATAAAAACCCATCAGATTTTGATGGGTTTCTTTTTTATATTATCTTGAATGAATATCATTTAATAACCTTCTGAAGCTGACTGATTTTTAAGTAAAGCCAATGCTGAAGAAGTCCCTATTCTCTTAACGCCAAGATTGATCATTTTTTCGGCATCTTCGGGAGTTCTTACTCCACCAGCAGCTTTTACGGGAAGTTTCCCCGCATTGTCAAGCATAATTTTGATTCCTTCAAATGTTGCTCCGTTAGGTTTCCCGTTTTCAGTTTCATAAAAACCGGTTGAAGATTTTACGAAAATTTTCGACCAATTGTTTTCAGAGAAATTTTCTTCTGCCCAACCGGAAATATTTTTAGTAAGATCTGCAATCTGTGCATCAGTCAAAGCTGCAATTTCGATAATCCATTTTGCAATTTTATGATGTTGCAGGCACAACTGCGTGCATTTTATAAATTCTTCTTTTACTAAATTTAAATCTCCTTTCAGGTAAGCATTATAATTAATCACAAAATCCAGCTCATCAGCTCCGTCTGCAATTGCTTTTGTAGCTTCTTCCAGTTTTTCATCAATGGAATAAGTTCCTTCATGAAAGCCGATGACAGTTCCTAACACAACATCTGATTGTTTTTCCTGAATATACTTTTTGATCTCAGATACATAATCTGGACGAATCATCACGGCAAAAATTCCGTTATCGATCGCTTCCTGTGTCAGTTCTATATCTTTCTGTAAAGTTTCTTCATCTGAAAGTCCCGACTGAGCCGGGGTTTTCAAATATGTGGAATCCAAATATTGTGCAATATTCATAATCTGTTATACTTTCAATTGTCTGTAAATACCTTGTTCCAAAGATATGAAAGTTTCAGTTCTGGTTACTCCTTTTAGCTTCTGAATTTTGCTAAGGATCTGCATCAGGTGATCATTATC from Chryseobacterium camelliae includes these protein-coding regions:
- the deoC gene encoding deoxyribose-phosphate aldolase yields the protein MNIAQYLDSTYLKTPAQSGLSDEETLQKDIELTQEAIDNGIFAVMIRPDYVSEIKKYIQEKQSDVVLGTVIGFHEGTYSIDEKLEEATKAIADGADELDFVINYNAYLKGDLNLVKEEFIKCTQLCLQHHKIAKWIIEIAALTDAQIADLTKNISGWAEENFSENNWSKIFVKSSTGFYETENGKPNGATFEGIKIMLDNAGKLPVKAAGGVRTPEDAEKMINLGVKRIGTSSALALLKNQSASEGY